The following nucleotide sequence is from Fructobacillus americanaquae.
TGACAAGCATCTGATTAACCAAGCTTGCTTTAATCCCTTGGAGGACGTTCAACGTGGTAGGAAGAACTTCTTCTTCATTATAAGCTGGTAGGATTAACCCTAATCGTGGGATTTTTGAACGTGTCAACATAATTGGACTCCTTTCGTCTTAATAAATTGAGGACAAATCGTACAAGGTAGAGCTTGAGGAGCCACCCATTCCTGTTGGACCACCGGCTGTCATGCGGGCTGTAGGTGAACCGCCAGCAGTTGTCGTTGTTGTAGTGGTTGCTGTTGTTGCTTGGTTAGTAGTTGTCGTTTTAGACTTTGAACTTGAGTCATAGTTGACAACTGTACCCTTTGCTTTTACCCAGGCCAGAATTTTCTTAATTTGGCCATCAGAACTCTTACTACGGGAACCAAGGACGAAGTACTTCAACTTGCCGTCCTTGACAAGCTGCTTAAATTGCTTAAAGGTCATAGTTGGATCAGTACCATTGTAACCTCCAAGGGCCATGACAGCCTTCCCTGATTTGATAATGTAACCGGAAGCGGAGTTTGAATCAGTTGTGGCAAAAAGGTACTTAGCAGAACCTTGGTGCTTTTCAGTGTAGGCTAAGAGCTTTTTGTTGACAGTACCACCCATATCGGTACCGCCACGACTGAAGAGTGATGGACCAGCAGCTGGAATGGCTGCTGAAGTATGGGTGATAGTTGGTGTGGAAGCCCAGAAGGCACCCATCGCCAAGACTGAAACAGCTGTGGCAATCACTTTTGCTTTGATTGCTGTTTTTTGTGGGAAGAGCCACCAGACACCAAGGCCAAGGGCCAAGACAATCAGGATTCCAGTAATCACTGGATAATAAGAAGAAACGTAATAAGCTTGTAGGAGGAGCGTGGCAATCACGGCTACACTAAGAATGATGCGGGCAACAAATGGTTGCGTCTTGCCAACGGTTTCATCTTCAGTGTTGACATTGACCTTCATCATTTTGGTAACGGCAGCGACACCGATGGCCGTTAAGGCAGCAATGGCTGGTGCCAACATGATGGTGTAGTATGGGTGGAAGAATGAAGCAACTGAGAAGAAGCCGTAAACAGGGACGAACCAGCCGGCCCACAGGAGAACTTCTTCTTGTTGACTTGTAACGTGGTACCACTTGCTGCCGCGCTTGCGGAAGCCAAGCCAACCAGCAATGAGGCCAAGGAAGGCTAATGGGAGATACCAACCAATTTGAGAACCAAGATCGGATTGGAAGAGACGGAATGGCCCGATAGAACCGATGGCGAAGGCACTTCCAGCACCGCCCATGCCGCCACGCTTGCCAGTTTTACCACCAGGTTGACCGGTCATCTTGCCCATCTTACCGGTTGGCTTTTGGCCGTTCATACCAGTAGGAGCTTGACCAGCTTGGCCTGTTGGTGCTTGACCAGTTGGTGTATTGCTATTAGTGGTCTGACCGGTTTGTGTGCCGGTCTGATTTTGACCATTGGTTCCTGTTGTAGGAGCCTGGCCCATTTGATTAGCACCAGTGGTTGATTTTGAAGACTTTGAAGTCTTCTTTGTTCCCATACCAGAGAATGTCCCACCAGTACCAGTTGATTGCCCAAGTAAACGTTGTGTCCCGTTGTAGCCAAAGGCTAATTCCATCAAGGAATTAGTTTGAGAACTACCAATATAAGGACGTGAACTCTTGCTTGCTGAATCAACTGCCATTGGGTAAGCCAAGGTAAAGACGGAAAGGGAAACGACTGCAAGTCCTAACCAGCCAACCTTCTTTTTCCAAGGGACCTTGATGGCGATGATGTAGTAGACGAACATGGCTGGTAAAATCATGAAGGCTTGGAGCATCTTGATGTTAAAGGAAACACCAATCAGAGCAAAGCTCAACATGACTAACCAGACATTCTTCTTATTAACAGTTTTTTGCAAGGTGAAAACTGCTAACAGAAGGAAAAGTACTAAGATGGCATCCATGTTGTTTGTCCGACTATTGGCGACAACAGTGGGCGTCAACGTCATGAATAGCGCTGCTGTTCGTCCTGCCCAGACGCCAAATTTTGGCTCTAAGAGACGGTACATTAGGTAAACAGAGGCGATTCCTGCTAAGACACTTGGGAGGACAACGGACCAGCCGTGAACACCGAAAATCTTAGCAGAGATGGCCATGAACCAAAGCGCTACAGGTGGCTTATCCACCGTAATGAAGCCGGCGGGGTCAAAAGCCCCATACCAGAAGTTTGACCATGACTTTGTCATGGAAGTGATGGCTGCAGTGTAGAAACTGTTAGCACTGCCTGCATCCCAGGTACCCCAACCATATAAAATGGCGCTGAGAATCAGAATGCCGACTAGGTACCAATCAAGTTTGTGTATCCTTTTTAATCGCAAAAGCGAGGACCTCCTTCGTTCGAATAAAGTTAGTGTAGGCCTAAAGCGCTATATCAAGATTAAGTGAGTATCAAGTGAAGATTAAAATAGCCAACGAACTATAATCCGTTACTAGATAAATGAAAAAATAAAAAACCATCAAAAAAATTGACAGTCTCTAACAACGATAAAAAAGCTCACAATTGAGCCTTGATTAAGCTGCATAACAGGAAATAAGAATAGGGCAACAGCTACCATTAAAAGACTTTTTGTAGTTGAAATAGCAAAAACATGGAAAGCAGATGGCTGTTTTCCATCGGCCATCAAACGGCCACTAACAAGGGGGGTCAAGTTGGTGAAAAACCATGTTTGAGTCATTTTTACGCCTCCGGTATTCTTATAAAGAAGTATGGGCTTTCGAATAAAAATTGTCAAGATAAGCCCGTGTAGTCCAAATTTTTTAAAAATCAGTCTGAAAGAGACTGTGATGGTTGTCTTTAATAAAACATTGTTTGCTGATAAAGGTGCTATAATGTAAAAAAATATGGTGCAATAACGAATATCCGAGTGGGTATTCGAACCGAAAAGGAAAAATAACATGAAAATGCTTGTTATTCAGGGCCACCCTGATCAAGAATCATTTACCCACGCTAATGCGATGAATTTCGCAGCGGTGGCAAAAGAAAAAGGCCATGACGTTCAAGTTGTTGACCTAGCAACTGCTAATTTTGATTGTGTCCTACGCTATGGTTACCGCCAGCATATGGACGATGAAAGTTTTCCGATGCTCGTTCAAGAAAAAATTGCTTGGGCAGATCGGATTTCCTTCTTCTTCCCCATTTGGTGGTCAGCAGAACCGTCTGTTTTGAAGGGGATGATTGACCGTGTCTTCACACCTGGCTTTGCTTATAACCGTCGTAACGGGAAAATCGTTAAGCACCTAACGGGCAAGAAGGCGGACGTCTTTACAAGTTCTAATTTTGGTGGCTGGTATTACAAGCTGTTTGGTAACATTGTGAGCCGTTATAAGTTAGGAATTTTTTCTTACACAGGAATTAAGCTGAACAAAGCTTATGTTTTGGGTCACATGGATTCAGGAGTGACACAAAAAGACCGGCAAGCATATATTGAAAAGTGCGCGGCGACAATTGACTAAATGAAAAGAAGGACTGGCGTTAATGAACGCCAGTCCTTTTCTGTTCCGGATTTTGCTGTTTGAAATAATGGCCTTATAGGTGAAAGAGAGGGCAACGCCACCAAAGAGTCACATGCTAGTGGACTTTTTGGTGACCAACCAGAGAGAACAGATTTGAAAATAACCCGACTAGCAAATTTCTTTTTTGGTTCTGATTAACTAGTTTTTTTCACAAAGTTTCTTCAATTGTAGTTCTATCAGTTCAGTACTAGTATTCAGCTTCCAAGGTTCTTTTCTTGTGGTTTCTTGTCGATAAACGACGTAAAGAAGCCAAAACTCTTAGTAAGTTGGCCTCTATTAAAAAGTATCGGTTCATTCTTTTACGGGCTGTTAGTTGTCGAAAAAACTATCCGGCATCGTATTGACCAAAAAATCAGCCATTTCTTCGGGGCTTTCCTTGGCTCCATTTTGTAACCAGGCCATCATTACGTGGAAGGAAGCACCGAAAACAAAGATGTGCTGATAATTAAAACTATCCTTTTTTTCAGGGTGTTTAGCTTTGATGATTTCACCAAAGTTCACAAAAAATTCATAAATATGGCTAGAAAGGCCCCGGTCGATTAACAGCATAAAGCGCTCTTCCTGACTCTTAAAAGCCACAAAAGAATCAGTAAAGTGAATTTTCATTGTTTCCCGGCTGTGATTATGAGAGGGTGCACTTTGTTTTTCTTGCTGATGATGCTGAACAACCAAACAGGTTAAATAAAAGGTCAGAATATCTTCAATACTATCGAAGTTGCGGTAGTAGCTCACCCGTGCAACCCCAGCTGACTTAATCAACTGGGCAACACGGATTTCTGAAAGGGGTTGTTCTTTTAATTGTTCAAAAAAACCGTCAACAATTTGTTGCTTAACTCGGATATTTTCTTGTTGGCCAAATTTCATCTGGTTTCCTCCACGACAGGTGTCGTTTTGTGATTAAATTCCTTTATTTCTAAGAATATTATAGCAAATAAAAGAATTTAGTGAAACAGGTTGACTCAGTTAATTCTAGCTGTTACACTATGTTCCAT
It contains:
- a CDS encoding glycosyltransferase family 39 protein, with the translated sequence MRLKRIHKLDWYLVGILILSAILYGWGTWDAGSANSFYTAAITSMTKSWSNFWYGAFDPAGFITVDKPPVALWFMAISAKIFGVHGWSVVLPSVLAGIASVYLMYRLLEPKFGVWAGRTAALFMTLTPTVVANSRTNNMDAILVLFLLLAVFTLQKTVNKKNVWLVMLSFALIGVSFNIKMLQAFMILPAMFVYYIIAIKVPWKKKVGWLGLAVVSLSVFTLAYPMAVDSASKSSRPYIGSSQTNSLMELAFGYNGTQRLLGQSTGTGGTFSGMGTKKTSKSSKSTTGANQMGQAPTTGTNGQNQTGTQTGQTTNSNTPTGQAPTGQAGQAPTGMNGQKPTGKMGKMTGQPGGKTGKRGGMGGAGSAFAIGSIGPFRLFQSDLGSQIGWYLPLAFLGLIAGWLGFRKRGSKWYHVTSQQEEVLLWAGWFVPVYGFFSVASFFHPYYTIMLAPAIAALTAIGVAAVTKMMKVNVNTEDETVGKTQPFVARIILSVAVIATLLLQAYYVSSYYPVITGILIVLALGLGVWWLFPQKTAIKAKVIATAVSVLAMGAFWASTPTITHTSAAIPAAGPSLFSRGGTDMGGTVNKKLLAYTEKHQGSAKYLFATTDSNSASGYIIKSGKAVMALGGYNGTDPTMTFKQFKQLVKDGKLKYFVLGSRSKSSDGQIKKILAWVKAKGTVVNYDSSSKSKTTTTNQATTATTTTTTTAGGSPTARMTAGGPTGMGGSSSSTLYDLSSIY
- a CDS encoding TetR/AcrR family transcriptional regulator — translated: MKFGQQENIRVKQQIVDGFFEQLKEQPLSEIRVAQLIKSAGVARVSYYRNFDSIEDILTFYLTCLVVQHHQQEKQSAPSHNHSRETMKIHFTDSFVAFKSQEERFMLLIDRGLSSHIYEFFVNFGEIIKAKHPEKKDSFNYQHIFVFGASFHVMMAWLQNGAKESPEEMADFLVNTMPDSFFDN
- a CDS encoding NAD(P)H-dependent oxidoreductase, with protein sequence MKMLVIQGHPDQESFTHANAMNFAAVAKEKGHDVQVVDLATANFDCVLRYGYRQHMDDESFPMLVQEKIAWADRISFFFPIWWSAEPSVLKGMIDRVFTPGFAYNRRNGKIVKHLTGKKADVFTSSNFGGWYYKLFGNIVSRYKLGIFSYTGIKLNKAYVLGHMDSGVTQKDRQAYIEKCAATID